One Xyrauchen texanus isolate HMW12.3.18 chromosome 2, RBS_HiC_50CHRs, whole genome shotgun sequence genomic window carries:
- the tppp3 gene encoding tubulin polymerization-promoting protein family member 3 yields the protein MCVCNLAGAGTQQYRIPNMAESTDMDQLLNSFKKFAIHGDTKATGKEMNGKNWAKICKDCKVIDGKNVTSTDVDIVFTKVKAKTSRVITYEEFQKALEDLAPKRFKGQNKEEALKSIYQLIEGKEPTNVGVTKVAKTAAVDRLTDTTKYTGSHKERFTESGKGKGKSGREEIVEHTGYVGAYKNAGTYDEKTKAK from the exons atgtgtgtgtgtaatttggcAGGAGCTGGGACACAGCAGTACAG AATACCCAACATGGCAGAAAGCACAGACATGGACCAGCTTCTGAACTCCTTTAAGAAGTTTGCCATCCATGGTGACACCAAAGCCACTGGGAAGGAGATGAATGGGAAAAACTGGGCTAAAATATGCAAAGACTGTAAAGTCATTGACGGCAAAAACGTGACCAGCACTGATGTTGATATTGTCTTCACCAAAGTCAA AGCAAAGACATCTCGGGTCATAACATATGAGGAGTTCCAGAAAGCGCTGGAAGACTTGGCTCCAAAGAGGTTCAAAGGTCAAAACAAAGAGGAGGCACTAAAGTCTATATATCAGTTAATTGAGGGCAAAGAACCTACCAACGTTGGTGTAACG AAAGTGGCAAAAACTGCCGCAGTTGACAGATTAACCGACACTACAAAATATACCGGCTCTCACAAGGAACGCTTCACTGAGAGTGGGAAAGGCAAAGGAAAAAGTGGACGGGAGGAGATTGTAGAGCACACAGGCTACGTAGGGGCCTATAAGAATGCTGGAACTTACGACGAGAAGACGAAGGCCAAGTAA